Within the Corticium candelabrum chromosome 6, ooCorCand1.1, whole genome shotgun sequence genome, the region TTGCTTCAGCTAGAACTAGATACATCTAGACTACAGAGATGGATAATAGTGCGAACCATTCGCGGTGCATTTGCTTTCGAAAAACAACTCGCAACGACGTTTTACATGTATTCTATTACCGGCAACACCTACAGACTCGGGTTCTACCGCCTGCACTAAAATGCACTTCTCACCCTAGGGCGTAGCTAGATCTCTGTAGACTCTCGTCGACCAACTTGATCCGTTTGAAATGCAAAAGTGCACAATCACCAACCGGATTGCATCACGCCGTTATCTACTGCCTTTCACTCCTACTTCCAATCACCAATTGGTCTTCGTCATGAACCCTACGCCTCCTACGATTTTGCGCTGTTTGTCTAGACGCAAACCGATAGCTAGGTATCTAGATATGGTTCTATTTTACTTTGCGGGTATCGCAAGTAAACTGCATGCTACAGCCTCTAGATTTGCTAGCCTCGCAAGATACTAAGGATTTTCTTCTGCGCTTTTCTGTGTTGCATCATTGTTTTGCAGCACGTGAGGTGGTCTACAAAGGATAGCGGGAGGAGGAGATAAAGACGCTTGCACGTGAGTAGAGATGGTATCGCTAACACTTCACATGTACATAGGATCAACAAGCTAGGACACCACGATAATCCtgccaactctctctctcgcaTCACGCGGGAGTTTCCCGCTTATCAGACAGGACACACGCATTGGCACCAATCTGCCACATACTAATTACTGAATTAACGTAGACTGCAAGGCGTAATGAGTGTGTTCCTCTTTCTTCTTGAGGAAGTGGATGTGGTAGGCTGCATGTATGCTAAAGTTTAGTATTGGCTTgctatataatatatttagtatacttacaacacacacacacacacacacacacacacacacacacacacacacacacacacacacacacacacacacacacacacacacacacacacacacacacacacacacacacacacacacctgaggCTTTACACCCTATTTCAGTAGGATCGACCGACAAACTCCTGTGTAATGATAGCCACACGCACTGCCAGTGCAAGTCACATGATGCTGTACCTAATAGCTACTCGTAGCTCCAAGAACGCATGGACAAGTCTTGATGACACAACATCATGGAACAGCTACATATGTGGACTGACACGAGCACTCTTGTAGTGTACAGCAACAACTCTGTTGTCCAACTTGTCAtgcaagttcaagtctcaATCCACAACAAGCAATACAGAACGTCATTGATCCACTCTGATGTGTGAGAGTTTTGCAACACAAATTGCCTTTCAAGTCATCACAATTGCATGTCTTTCTGTACCCGATGAAGTCAGGAATGATCATGTCGAGGTCTACTGGGTGGATTGATAGCCACTCAACGGTTGGTTGTCTCCATCGACTACTGCGAGAGTCTCCCACAAAACAAACTCTCACGAATGTCATAACATGTCTGTAGtataaaacaatcaattaGCAAGAACTCTTGCATAACTGGGATGATCGGCAGATACAATTTTGTCTTGAAACATGAAGGTGCATGAgatagaaaaagaaaattaaaaagtgaacaagaagaagagcagacagacagacactacaaatatgaattaataaattacgtTGATTAATATCAACGCGTGTAAAAGGTGTAATACAAAAAGAATGGTTAAGAATAAGTGAGGAGCATTGATGTGTAGTTGGGGTAGCAAAAGAGATACGATGCAGACAATATGGTTTTGTAGCACATAAAGTTACTAAAGCAGGTAaaccaatttaattaatattgtcgTTAAatttttatgtgtttgtttgtctgtttgtcgtctatctgtctgtcaacacacaTTTccaaaaatgacaacaacaatacttTGCAGTCCAATCAAACAGTTACAAACACCCTCATGcttatggacacacacatacacaaacaaacaaacaaacaaacacacacactaaatgaACAAAGTGAGTTTACCTTGAGCTGTTGCCATTTCGAGTGAGAACAAATAATCTCCAATTTCTTTCATTTTCCTCTGATCAACAGCCATAAACCTACATGTCAACATCTGATCAGGCATGCATGTAaatatacacatgcatacaaacacacacacacacacacacacacacacacacacacacacacacacacacacacacacacacacacacacacacacacacacacttcacttcacttcATGCTGCATTCATTtcaatgagaaacgatgcaggccaaggtcaccataggctatattggaggagtggatgttctctgacaccAGAAACGCTCGTgattgtggaggccttgttggcggaatgtttggtgacagtactgacattgactactcagggactgaccatgtttctgtctctggtggtttacaaggccggcatgatttacagcagtaaatccacaaccgtcaaagctgcagtgtaaagcaaactctgatgtcgtttgccttgcttcgcagcaacgtttctgctcatccttgcggtatttctcttgttcttccttcttgaaatttacttcctgtgtggcagcccagatctgattcctccactcattcctatcttctgctagtatcctccaaaccccatcaagattgcaattccttaAATCCCTCAGTACCaaatcgttccatctcattctctggcctcccACTGAACGTCTACCTTGGGGTGGTGCAACCTCCTCGTTGGTAATCCCCAGATACTGGGTTAAGGACCTGCTAATGGCACGACGTGGGTCAATTGGGTTGGCGTCCCAATCTGTTTCGTGTTCATTTCGTGATGAACAGAAAACAGCAGCCTTCAAAACCAAGCTCACTACAAAGTCTAAGTCGTATGCCTTTCTTCACGCAAAAGGCAAGACTAGACTGGCTTGTTggaatgtacacacacacacacacacacacacacacacacacacacacacacacacacacacacacacacacacacacacacacacacacacacacacacacatacacacacatgtacagacacacagacagacacatggcaGGGGTGTCAAAGGTTTTGAGGACTGTCGCCCAAGACTTGGCAAATTCTGGCGACAGAATGGACATTGGCGCCATCCGGGCTTTGTTGAGGACATGTGATCAGAGCAACGTGTATTCACTTTTACTTGGTCAATGGATATCTTTTAATACCGACACAAAGTTCACAAAAGAAAATTTTTAGACAGATCTGTCTTCAAGACCAATggccatgcatgcattgcCCTCATAGACAGTCCAGTACAAAGTTCATTTTGTATGTACGTAGCTAGGGGCTAGTGTACTGAAACCTCTCACATTCACTAATTAAGCTCAGCTGGTGTACCACATGCACGTGCTGACACCATAATTTTAGCACAGAACACATGCAAAAACTGCTTGGTCTCTGGATGGATAAAATAACAGCGTGTGCAAAAAGTCCTTCAATTCGTACCTCACGTGCTATAAGTCCATTGTGCCAAATAAGTATTAGGCAAACTGGATGGTATTTGTTGATGTGTCCAGACCACGTTGTTCTAAGCAGGTCTAGCCATGCCAAGACTACTACTGCAGTCAGGAGTCTACTGGCAACAGGAGCCTGATGCACGAAAAAGGTGAGCTAGTCTGAGTCACTTCAGAGTTGTACAAATCTGTCGCCTAAAATTCACGTCTTTGTCGCCAAAGTGAAAAGTCTGTCGCAAATTTTGGTGACTTGGCAACAACTTAAACACCCCTgcatggacatacacacacacacacacacacacacacacacacacacacacacacacacacacacacacacacacacgctacAACCCAACATGCatactatatgtatatacagctTGTTTGTGCCATACAAATCAagaaaaattataaaataaaattgaaaaaataaaattagaaaattaattaaaactaaagTAAAAATtttctaaaaatttaaaaaaataaattaaaacagTTTCAAATTAGATATAAAATATTCAATAACAAATTTTTTATTCCAAAGTTTAAAATGCTTAaactaaaattataaaataaaatacatttaTCTATTTTAATTTCAAATTAGAAATTGTGATTAGACAGCATCTAcggtagcctcgtccccagactctctcgcgctagtcttgtccagtGCTAAACAACATtcaatgtggtgtgtgtgtgtgtgtgtgtgtgtgtgtgtgtgtgtgtgtgtgtgtgtgtgtgtgtgtttgtgtgtgtgtgtgtgtgtgtgtgtgtgtgtgtgtgtgtgtgtgtgtgtgtgtgcgcacacgtGTAAACATAAGCCAAACACTCTCTATCCCAAACAACCAATCAACCTCTCACTTGCCTCACCATGTGCCCCATAACTGCATGTGCCATTTCGTGTCCCAGAATGACAGCCAACATGTCGTCCGTCTTCATCATCTCCAACAGTCCAGTATACACCACAATTTGACCACTCTTCACACACATCACACGTAAACACATTTACCCACACGTTACAAACACTCAACACTCACAGGCATAACATACACTGTCACAGTAGGATCATCAATAATGACAATCCTCCACTTGACGTCTAACGCCTCATCCCACTTGTTGGCTTGCAGTAGTTTTGTGCTAACACCAAGAACTCTTGCATAACTGGGATGACCAGCAGATACAATTTTGTCTGTGAAACATGAAGGGTACGTGAGATAGAAAAGGAAAAATGACAAAGTGaatgcagacagacggacagtacaatatgtatttattagttatgttgattgatatcaacatgtgtGAAAGGATGTAATACAAAGAGAATGGTTGGGAATGAATGAGGTGCATGACATGTTCTGTTGTTTGATGTGTAGTTGGGGTAGCAAAAGAGATACAATGCAGACAACATGGTTCTGTAGTACATAAAGTTACTAGAGCAGGTAaaccaatttaattaatattgtcgttta harbors:
- the LOC134181331 gene encoding metalloendopeptidase OMA1, mitochondrial-like translates to MLVVLDIMRIIWKKQRSLIVEDKIVSAGHPSYARVLGVSTKLLQANKWDEALDVKWRIVIIDDPTVTVYVMPSGQIVVYTGLLEMMKTDDMLAVILGHEMAHAVMGHMVYGC